Proteins encoded in a region of the Paenibacillus pedocola genome:
- the leuS gene encoding leucine--tRNA ligase — protein sequence MSENQTSTAAGAGYRAQTIEPKWQKFWDENKTFKTGESQDKPKFYALDMFPYPSGAGLHVGHPEGYTATDIISRYKRMRGYNVLHPMGWDAFGLPAEQYAMDTGQHPRDITFKNIDNFRRQIKSLGFSYDWDREISTTDPEYYKWTQWIFIQLYNRGLAYVAEVSVNWCEALGTVLANEEVIDGKSERGGHPVVRRPMRQWILRITEYAERLLEDLDELDWEESIKDMQRNWIGKSTGAEVNFAIDGHEASLEVFTTRPDTLFGASYCVLAPEHKLVDIITTEAQAAAVADYRDKAARKSDLERTDLAKEKSGVFTGAYAVNPVNGAKVPIWIADYVLAGYGTGAIMAVPGHDTRDWEFAKQFGLNIIEVVQGGNVEEEAYSGDGPHVNSDFLNGLENKEAIAKMIAWLEEKGSGKGKVTYRLRDWLFSRQRYWGEPIPILHLEDGTMKTVPVDQLPLMLPDVDAIKPSGTGESPLANVTEWVETVDPETGMKARRETNTMPQWAGSCWYYLRYIDPRNDKELCSPEKQKEWLPVDLYIGGAEHAVLHLLYARFWHKVLYDIGVVDTKEPFHKLVNQGMILGNNNEKMSKSRGNVINPDEIVEAYGADTLRVYEMFMGPLEATKPWNEKGVEGIHRFLSRVWRLFVNEDGSLSAKITAGGGTDEFKRTWHKTLKKVGDDFEHLRFNTAISQLMIFINDAYKQESLSKEAAEHFVQMLSPLAPHIAEELWQLLGHEGSISYVPWPAYEEAWTVDAEVEIVVQVNGKIVQRALVAADMGQQEMQDHALALPNVKAAVEGKTVRKIIAVPGKLVNIVVG from the coding sequence ATGAGCGAGAATCAGACAAGTACGGCAGCCGGGGCTGGCTACCGCGCCCAGACCATCGAGCCGAAATGGCAGAAATTCTGGGATGAGAACAAAACCTTCAAGACCGGCGAGAGCCAGGACAAACCGAAATTTTACGCGCTGGATATGTTTCCGTATCCTTCTGGCGCAGGGCTGCATGTAGGCCATCCGGAAGGGTATACGGCGACAGATATCATCTCCCGCTACAAACGGATGCGCGGCTACAATGTGCTTCATCCGATGGGCTGGGATGCTTTCGGTCTTCCGGCAGAGCAGTATGCGATGGACACGGGACAGCATCCGCGCGATATTACGTTCAAAAATATCGACAACTTCCGCCGCCAGATCAAATCACTGGGCTTCTCGTATGACTGGGACCGCGAGATCAGCACAACGGATCCGGAATATTATAAATGGACACAGTGGATTTTCATCCAGCTGTACAACCGCGGATTGGCTTATGTGGCAGAGGTATCGGTCAACTGGTGTGAAGCGCTGGGAACCGTACTGGCTAATGAAGAGGTTATTGACGGCAAAAGCGAGCGCGGCGGCCATCCTGTCGTCCGCAGACCCATGCGCCAATGGATTCTGAGAATTACGGAGTATGCTGAACGTCTGCTTGAGGATCTGGATGAGCTGGACTGGGAAGAAAGCATCAAGGATATGCAGCGCAACTGGATCGGCAAATCCACCGGTGCGGAAGTGAACTTTGCCATTGACGGCCATGAGGCGAGTCTGGAAGTATTCACTACCCGTCCGGATACGTTGTTCGGAGCAAGCTATTGTGTGCTGGCACCTGAGCATAAACTGGTCGATATCATTACAACCGAAGCCCAGGCTGCTGCGGTTGCAGACTACCGCGACAAAGCAGCCCGCAAGAGTGATCTGGAACGTACAGACCTCGCCAAGGAGAAAAGCGGCGTATTCACCGGCGCTTATGCGGTTAATCCGGTAAACGGCGCTAAAGTGCCGATCTGGATTGCCGATTATGTACTGGCCGGTTACGGTACCGGAGCGATCATGGCTGTTCCGGGACATGATACCCGTGACTGGGAGTTCGCCAAGCAGTTCGGCCTGAACATCATCGAAGTCGTACAGGGCGGCAACGTGGAGGAAGAAGCCTACTCTGGCGACGGCCCGCATGTGAACTCTGACTTCCTGAATGGTCTGGAGAATAAAGAGGCTATCGCGAAGATGATCGCCTGGCTGGAAGAAAAGGGCAGCGGTAAAGGCAAAGTAACCTACCGCCTGCGCGACTGGCTGTTCAGCCGCCAGCGCTACTGGGGTGAGCCGATTCCGATTCTGCATCTGGAAGACGGCACGATGAAGACTGTTCCAGTAGATCAGCTGCCCCTGATGCTGCCGGATGTAGATGCGATTAAGCCTTCGGGTACCGGCGAATCCCCGCTGGCCAACGTTACCGAGTGGGTAGAGACGGTTGATCCGGAGACCGGCATGAAAGCCCGCCGCGAGACCAACACCATGCCGCAATGGGCCGGCAGCTGCTGGTACTACCTGCGTTATATCGATCCGCGTAACGACAAAGAGCTGTGTTCACCGGAGAAGCAAAAGGAATGGCTGCCGGTTGACCTGTACATCGGCGGAGCTGAGCATGCGGTGCTTCACTTACTGTATGCCCGCTTCTGGCACAAAGTGCTGTACGATATCGGTGTAGTGGATACGAAGGAACCGTTCCACAAGCTGGTGAACCAGGGCATGATCCTGGGGAACAACAATGAGAAGATGAGTAAATCGCGCGGCAATGTCATCAACCCGGATGAGATTGTGGAAGCCTACGGGGCAGATACCCTGCGTGTCTATGAAATGTTCATGGGGCCGCTGGAAGCCACCAAGCCGTGGAATGAAAAAGGCGTGGAAGGCATCCACCGCTTCCTCTCCCGTGTATGGCGCCTGTTCGTGAACGAAGACGGCAGCCTCAGCGCAAAAATTACGGCGGGCGGCGGTACTGATGAGTTCAAACGCACCTGGCACAAGACGCTGAAAAAGGTGGGTGATGATTTCGAACACCTGCGCTTCAATACAGCGATCAGCCAGCTGATGATTTTCATCAACGATGCCTACAAGCAGGAGAGCCTGTCCAAGGAAGCGGCAGAGCACTTCGTACAGATGCTGTCGCCGCTGGCGCCGCATATTGCCGAAGAGCTGTGGCAGCTGCTCGGCCACGAAGGAAGCATCAGCTATGTCCCTTGG
- a CDS encoding AI-2E family transporter: MEQWSQSKWFRWMIGVLLALIILYFVWLLRPMLHGIFVFLKAILAPFLAAMIISYVLNPVVSMLAGRKMPRGVAVLLIYTVFLTTLAVIAINLIPMFIEQLEELNEHLPEMTLHAQGLMRKMNTRLIPPGVETGMNNWFFQLENRLAEGISHFLDNIGTTIGLLFNAFIVPFLVFYILKDFDVFERTVVSCLPRSRRKSMVKLLKDIDDALGNYIRGQFLVCLIIGVLAYIGYAIIGMPYALLFACVVAVFNIVPYMGPFLGAAPAIVMATTVSLRLVLLVAVVNMLCQMLESNVISPQVVGRRLHLHPLMIIFALLVGGEVAGMIGLILAVPIFAAGKVVIQHIFTYYIRRKPV; the protein is encoded by the coding sequence GTGGAGCAATGGTCGCAAAGCAAATGGTTCCGCTGGATGATCGGTGTGCTGCTCGCCCTGATCATTTTATATTTTGTCTGGCTGCTCCGTCCGATGCTGCATGGGATATTCGTTTTTTTAAAAGCGATTCTGGCGCCCTTTCTGGCTGCGATGATCATTTCCTACGTACTGAATCCGGTAGTCAGTATGCTGGCCGGGCGGAAAATGCCGCGGGGTGTGGCGGTGCTGCTCATCTATACTGTATTCCTGACCACGCTTGCCGTTATAGCCATTAACCTGATCCCGATGTTCATCGAACAGCTGGAGGAGCTGAATGAGCATTTGCCGGAAATGACGCTGCATGCGCAGGGCTTAATGCGGAAGATGAATACCAGGCTGATTCCGCCGGGTGTAGAAACAGGAATGAATAACTGGTTTTTTCAATTGGAGAACCGGCTTGCAGAGGGGATCTCCCATTTTCTCGATAATATCGGAACAACGATAGGCTTGCTGTTCAACGCCTTTATCGTGCCGTTTCTTGTTTTCTATATATTGAAGGACTTCGATGTATTTGAACGGACGGTGGTTTCCTGTCTGCCCCGCTCCCGCCGCAAGTCGATGGTGAAGCTGCTGAAGGATATTGATGATGCGCTCGGCAATTATATCCGCGGCCAGTTTCTGGTCTGCCTCATCATCGGAGTGCTGGCCTATATCGGTTACGCGATTATTGGTATGCCGTACGCCCTATTGTTTGCCTGCGTGGTGGCAGTGTTCAATATCGTTCCTTATATGGGCCCGTTTCTCGGGGCGGCTCCTGCGATTGTGATGGCGACTACGGTCTCGCTGCGGCTTGTGCTGCTGGTGGCGGTCGTGAATATGCTGTGCCAGATGCTGGAGAGCAATGTCATCTCTCCCCAGGTGGTGGGCCGCAGACTGCATCTTCATCCGCTGATGATCATTTTTGCCCTGCTGGTCGGCGGGGAGGTTGCAGGAATGATCGGCTTAATCCTCGCGGTGCCGATCTTTGCAGCCGGAAAAGTCGTCATACAGCATATCTTTACGTATTATATCCGGCGTAAGCCTGTATGA
- the bglS gene encoding beta-glucanase, protein MKRLKKFCGAGLTLLLAGLLAGAPSVSAATVFYEPLTYFNSATWQKADGYSNGGMFNCTWRANNISFTSGGQLRLALTSSSYNKFDGAEYRSTNKYGYGKYEVSMMPAKNSGIVSSFFTYTGPSDGTPWDEIDIEFLGKDTTKVQFNYYTNGVGGHEKVVDLGFDASQGYHTYAFDWQAGSIKWYVDGVLKHTATSNIPSHAGKIMMNLWNGTGVDSWLGSYNGANPLYAYYDWLKYTGN, encoded by the coding sequence ATGAAAAGGCTAAAAAAATTTTGCGGTGCAGGTCTGACTTTGCTGCTTGCCGGACTGCTGGCGGGGGCTCCGTCCGTTTCGGCAGCCACCGTCTTTTATGAACCTCTGACCTACTTCAATTCGGCAACCTGGCAAAAAGCCGACGGCTATTCCAATGGCGGTATGTTTAACTGTACCTGGCGCGCCAACAATATCTCGTTTACCAGCGGAGGACAGCTTCGTTTAGCACTGACCAGCTCCAGCTACAATAAGTTTGACGGGGCAGAATACCGTTCTACAAACAAGTATGGCTACGGCAAATATGAGGTCAGCATGATGCCGGCCAAAAACAGCGGAATCGTCTCCTCCTTCTTCACGTATACCGGTCCTTCCGACGGAACACCATGGGATGAGATTGATATCGAATTCCTTGGCAAGGATACGACTAAAGTACAGTTCAATTATTACACTAATGGCGTTGGCGGACATGAAAAGGTTGTCGATCTGGGCTTTGATGCTTCACAGGGTTATCATACGTATGCCTTCGATTGGCAGGCAGGGTCGATTAAATGGTACGTGGATGGAGTGCTTAAGCATACGGCCACCAGCAATATTCCCTCCCATGCCGGTAAAATCATGATGAACCTCTGGAACGGTACAGGCGTCGATTCCTGGCTCGGATCATATAACGGGGCTAATCCGCTGTATGCCTATTACGATTGGTTGAAATATACAGGCAACTAA
- the bglS gene encoding beta-glucanase, with amino-acid sequence MWAFTSASGSEAGSVKDNFTTFNTEFWKKTDGYSNGDMFNCTWREDNVSFAGNGLMTLSLTSPSPGEYDGAEYRSLDKYSYGRYEIRMKPAAHPGVVSSFFTYTGPSEGEPWDEIDIEFLGKNTRQVQLNYFTDGTGGHEQVIDLGFDASQEFHWYAFDWKRDSITWYIDGRPVHTATENIPSTPGRMMMNLWNGTGVDSWLEPFDGKVPLHAYYDQFRYIPDQASGE; translated from the coding sequence ATATGGGCTTTCACTTCAGCATCCGGCTCAGAAGCCGGGAGCGTCAAAGACAATTTCACCACATTCAACACGGAGTTCTGGAAGAAAACGGATGGCTATTCTAATGGAGATATGTTCAACTGCACCTGGCGCGAGGACAACGTTTCTTTCGCCGGGAATGGCCTCATGACCCTGTCGCTCACCAGCCCGTCTCCGGGAGAGTACGACGGTGCAGAGTACCGTTCGCTGGACAAGTACAGCTATGGCCGGTATGAAATCCGGATGAAGCCGGCGGCCCATCCAGGTGTGGTGTCCTCTTTCTTCACTTATACCGGCCCCTCGGAAGGCGAGCCTTGGGACGAAATCGACATTGAATTTTTGGGCAAAAATACACGGCAGGTCCAGCTTAATTACTTCACTGACGGAACAGGGGGGCACGAGCAGGTGATTGACCTCGGCTTTGACGCCTCACAGGAATTCCACTGGTACGCCTTCGACTGGAAGAGGGATTCCATTACCTGGTACATCGACGGCCGGCCCGTTCACACAGCCACCGAGAACATCCCCTCCACCCCGGGCCGCATGATGATGAACCTCTGGAACGGAACCGGTGTGGACTCCTGGCTGGAGCCGTTTGACGGCAAGGTCCCGCTCCACGCTTACTATGACCAGTTCCGCTATATTCCGGATCAAGCGTCGGGCGAGTAA
- a CDS encoding extracellular solute-binding protein, which yields MKIRVSLFILLLTLSGCGFQSTGESLPEASQESLTPHFEVSEGRYIPSVDLYTVGSVNPNLTFKKGESLEHNVHTTWAEERLGIRIRYLWTISGTSETYANKLRLELAKGNMPDVVTTRDADIIQELIDSGQFMEIGSLFEKYASAVWKKAVAEDPSAWDPFVRDGHKYAIPIMDYEYNSDPLLWIRQDWLDKLNLAAPRTLDELERVMDAFVNRDPDGNGLKDTYGLAVGFRNGANTWMGDSSWIFGAFGTVPEQWNRRSDGTLEYGSVLPGARKAVALMKHWVGQGYLSTDSAWLDEEGAANLFVSGKAGIIAGPYWMRGWPLSFLTDTDPQARVQAVAIPSGPDGTAMRRGTLPVNGAILINKKMKHPEIFFTYQNYLFDSYATSTGEFVNGLAEGYDWTIVDGSPTIMPSALPMGGIRVASYTLTFDGARIPSKVIKEIPEDIAPVLLGQKEASRKEQFTGPPTVTMKSAGELLKKLEQKSYQKIIFADSGIGEFDEFVGKWRAYGGLTETSEVNAWDRSRH from the coding sequence ATGAAAATCCGTGTATCGCTATTCATACTGCTCCTGACGTTGTCGGGTTGCGGCTTCCAGAGCACCGGCGAAAGTCTCCCGGAAGCTTCCCAGGAGAGCTTAACGCCTCATTTCGAAGTCAGTGAAGGCAGATATATTCCTTCTGTAGATCTGTATACAGTAGGCTCCGTCAACCCCAATCTGACCTTTAAGAAGGGCGAAAGCCTGGAACATAACGTGCATACGACATGGGCTGAGGAACGGCTGGGTATCCGCATCCGTTATCTATGGACCATCTCCGGCACCTCCGAGACCTATGCCAACAAGCTGAGGCTTGAACTGGCCAAAGGCAATATGCCCGATGTTGTAACGACAAGGGATGCCGATATCATCCAGGAACTGATTGATTCCGGGCAGTTCATGGAAATAGGCAGTTTATTTGAAAAATATGCTTCCGCGGTGTGGAAGAAGGCCGTGGCCGAGGACCCCTCGGCGTGGGATCCCTTCGTGCGGGACGGACACAAGTATGCAATTCCAATCATGGACTATGAATATAACTCCGATCCGCTGCTCTGGATCCGCCAGGATTGGCTGGACAAGCTGAATCTGGCAGCCCCGCGGACTCTGGACGAACTGGAACGGGTCATGGATGCCTTTGTTAACCGGGACCCGGACGGCAACGGTCTTAAGGATACTTACGGCCTCGCAGTCGGCTTCAGGAATGGTGCCAATACCTGGATGGGCGACAGCAGCTGGATTTTTGGCGCGTTCGGCACGGTTCCTGAGCAATGGAACCGCCGGAGCGACGGAACACTGGAATACGGGTCCGTGCTGCCAGGCGCCCGGAAGGCTGTCGCACTCATGAAGCATTGGGTGGGGCAAGGATACTTGTCCACCGACAGTGCATGGCTGGATGAAGAAGGCGCCGCCAATCTGTTCGTTTCGGGCAAGGCCGGCATCATTGCCGGTCCGTACTGGATGCGCGGGTGGCCCTTATCCTTCCTGACCGATACAGACCCGCAGGCACGCGTCCAGGCTGTCGCCATACCTTCCGGACCGGACGGCACCGCCATGAGAAGAGGCACCTTGCCTGTCAACGGTGCTATTCTGATTAACAAGAAGATGAAGCATCCTGAAATCTTCTTTACCTATCAGAATTATTTGTTTGATTCATACGCTACCTCGACCGGCGAATTCGTCAATGGTCTTGCAGAGGGATATGATTGGACCATCGTCGACGGCAGTCCGACCATTATGCCTTCTGCTCTGCCGATGGGCGGCATCCGGGTCGCTTCTTACACGCTGACCTTCGATGGAGCGAGAATTCCTTCCAAGGTCATCAAGGAAATTCCGGAGGACATAGCTCCCGTGCTGCTCGGCCAGAAGGAGGCTTCCCGTAAGGAGCAGTTCACTGGACCGCCAACCGTGACGATGAAGAGCGCCGGGGAGCTACTGAAAAAGCTGGAACAAAAAAGCTATCAAAAAATCATCTTTGCGGACAGCGGCATCGGGGAATTTGACGAATTTGTCGGCAAATGGAGAGCCTACGGGGGATTAACCGAAACCTCAGAGGTCAATGCCTGGGACCGCAGCCGCCACTAA
- a CDS encoding sensor histidine kinase, with product MTRRPNLFIKMLAILLSLISVTLLFYGLSYRKDIGVITNQIKTTDLNHLEFLTQQLDNNINQLAGSMYALQRDPTVRDYEQIRQLGHLIDPAQTIMTVLEKLSLQTSSSTWENRIVLYKPLSGETLGSDSSLSFDFSVLKKPLPAGWEYIPEDKGSAEAGFRLLLSDPIERRNVPSEAGLLLSMYFPVSNIERLFDAYQSQNKGDTFLFNPSFGVILSRNTDPEMAKQIVATLTSSTGQGTSEIFSLKGGSFLVSSVPSSAINWQVVHYSPLKQILQPIRSSRYSFLTGSAILLVMSLLFSLQLYRQVQRPVSLLLRSLNRMKEGRWSTRIHAKTNPEFTMLNEEFNEMAEKIQSLIEQVYLEQIRAKDAHLKQLQSQINPHFLYNCLFFIKSKAVVGDTDSVEAMALNLGEYYRYITKVDHSLTTLQDELKLLENYLEIQNLRKQRIHYEMDIADDLLGLQIPRLLIQPLVENSIIHGIEKKIGQGFIRITASQTPEAVTVTVEDNGAGMTEEEIASLYARISESRREDGGCGLWNIQQRLKSHYDDSSGLLIASSPDGGLKITLRMEKKEENDAPNSAG from the coding sequence ATGACCCGGCGGCCGAACCTATTCATTAAAATGCTTGCCATTCTTCTCTCTCTCATTTCGGTTACGCTCTTATTCTACGGTTTGTCATACCGAAAGGATATCGGCGTCATTACCAATCAGATTAAGACGACCGACTTGAATCATCTGGAGTTCCTGACCCAACAGCTGGACAACAATATCAACCAATTAGCAGGCAGCATGTATGCGCTGCAGAGAGATCCGACCGTCCGCGACTATGAGCAGATCCGGCAACTGGGCCATCTCATTGATCCTGCCCAGACCATTATGACCGTGCTGGAGAAGCTTTCCCTTCAGACCAGCTCCAGTACATGGGAGAACCGGATTGTCCTGTACAAGCCGCTGAGCGGCGAGACCCTTGGCTCGGATTCTTCTCTTTCCTTTGATTTCTCCGTACTGAAGAAGCCTTTGCCTGCGGGCTGGGAGTATATCCCGGAGGACAAGGGCAGTGCTGAAGCGGGCTTCCGCCTGCTGCTGTCGGATCCTATCGAGAGAAGAAATGTGCCCAGCGAGGCGGGACTCCTGTTGTCGATGTATTTTCCTGTATCCAATATTGAACGGTTGTTCGATGCCTACCAGTCGCAAAACAAGGGCGACACTTTCCTGTTTAATCCATCTTTCGGGGTGATTCTTTCCCGCAATACCGACCCTGAAATGGCGAAGCAGATCGTTGCAACGCTGACTTCTTCGACCGGTCAAGGAACATCAGAAATCTTTAGCCTTAAGGGAGGCAGCTTCCTTGTCAGTTCAGTCCCATCCTCTGCCATCAATTGGCAGGTAGTGCATTATTCGCCGCTGAAGCAGATTCTTCAGCCGATCCGGAGCAGCCGCTATTCCTTCCTGACAGGATCGGCCATCCTTTTGGTCATGAGCCTGCTGTTCTCGCTGCAGCTCTACCGCCAAGTTCAGCGTCCGGTAAGCCTCTTGCTGCGCTCCCTTAACAGAATGAAGGAAGGACGCTGGTCTACCCGTATTCATGCCAAGACTAATCCTGAGTTCACGATGCTCAACGAAGAGTTTAACGAGATGGCAGAAAAGATTCAATCGCTAATTGAGCAGGTCTATCTGGAACAGATCCGGGCCAAGGACGCTCACTTGAAGCAGCTTCAATCACAGATCAATCCGCACTTTCTATACAATTGCCTGTTCTTCATCAAGAGCAAGGCCGTTGTCGGCGATACGGATTCGGTGGAGGCGATGGCGCTTAATCTTGGCGAGTATTACCGCTACATCACCAAAGTCGACCATTCCCTCACAACGCTTCAAGATGAACTGAAGCTGCTGGAGAATTACCTGGAAATTCAGAATTTGCGGAAACAGCGCATCCATTATGAGATGGATATTGCCGATGATTTGCTTGGTCTGCAAATCCCCCGGCTGCTGATTCAACCCTTAGTCGAGAACAGTATCATCCATGGCATTGAGAAAAAAATCGGCCAGGGCTTCATCCGGATCACCGCCAGCCAAACGCCTGAAGCAGTCACAGTCACCGTTGAGGACAACGGAGCCGGTATGACCGAGGAGGAGATTGCCTCTCTGTATGCCAGAATATCCGAATCGCGGCGGGAGGACGGAGGCTGCGGACTATGGAATATCCAGCAGCGTCTTAAGTCTCATTATGATGATTCTTCCGGCCTTCTGATCGCCTCTTCACCTGACGGCGGTCTAAAAATCACACTCCGTATGGAGAAGAAAGAGGAAAACGATGCACCAAATTCTGCTGGTTGA
- a CDS encoding response regulator: protein MHQILLVDDEPYVVDDLSISLPWAEMGFEQVHKAYSGYEALELLQRYPIDIVVTDINMPEISGIELIASIRSRWKHIRVVMLTGYAEFEYARKAIEEQASAYLLKPIANNQLIDVIVKLQEELRTEWETWSSYQRTMQTFREHLPLLRDRLLSELLQGRKLSGQQLQERLAQFDLPLRTDLQVCLAVVRPEEFFRQQDMRSMLLFEYAIINIAQELFQDHFHIWSCKDVHDYLIFLLQPRDDIEPGGNPGYDVAQAAYQLQNHVSTLIGGGLSVVTTGWGEFPDQVYSLYQSAITAIRQHIGSETGIYLDVTDTSGSQPVEILQPLYEPPLLFHMFEANNWQGIEDKLNAITSELVRNPDRSLEHIHEARLHLETAFYYFAHKNNKMLSEIVGNPLLEQAPFQTPDKLREWALEVIVLLREHFESERLNSRTVLIQNVHEYINNNLHYVSLQAIADHVQMHPVYLSKMYKLETGKRISDYISQIKMEKAAYLLIHTPLKIYEVSAELGYSNAHYFIKLFKEYAGMTPQEFRDRAL from the coding sequence ATGCACCAAATTCTGCTGGTTGATGATGAACCCTATGTTGTTGATGATTTATCCATCTCGCTTCCTTGGGCGGAAATGGGGTTCGAACAGGTTCACAAAGCCTACTCCGGGTACGAAGCGCTGGAGCTGCTTCAGCGCTATCCTATCGACATTGTAGTCACTGACATCAATATGCCGGAAATCTCGGGCATTGAACTGATCGCGTCCATCCGCAGCCGCTGGAAGCATATCCGGGTTGTCATGCTGACCGGTTATGCCGAATTTGAATATGCCCGTAAGGCGATAGAAGAGCAGGCCAGCGCCTACCTACTTAAGCCAATTGCAAATAACCAGCTAATCGACGTCATCGTTAAGCTCCAGGAGGAGCTCCGTACAGAATGGGAAACATGGTCCTCCTATCAGCGGACGATGCAGACCTTCCGCGAGCATCTTCCTCTCCTGCGGGACCGCCTGCTTAGTGAGCTGCTCCAGGGACGGAAGCTGTCCGGACAGCAGCTGCAAGAGCGGCTGGCCCAGTTCGATCTGCCGCTGCGGACCGACCTGCAGGTATGCCTCGCAGTCGTCAGACCGGAGGAATTCTTCCGCCAGCAGGACATGCGCAGCATGCTGCTGTTCGAATACGCGATCATCAATATCGCACAGGAGCTGTTCCAAGACCATTTCCACATCTGGTCGTGCAAGGATGTGCATGATTATCTCATATTTTTGCTGCAGCCCAGGGATGACATTGAACCCGGCGGTAATCCGGGGTATGATGTCGCGCAGGCAGCCTATCAGTTGCAGAACCATGTCAGCACGCTGATTGGAGGCGGCCTCTCCGTTGTAACCACAGGCTGGGGAGAATTCCCTGACCAGGTCTATTCGCTCTATCAATCCGCCATTACGGCCATCCGCCAGCATATCGGCAGCGAAACAGGTATTTATCTGGATGTAACGGACACCAGCGGTTCCCAGCCTGTAGAGATTCTCCAGCCGCTCTATGAGCCTCCGCTGCTCTTTCATATGTTCGAAGCAAACAACTGGCAGGGTATCGAAGACAAGCTCAATGCCATTACTTCGGAGCTGGTCCGGAATCCCGACCGCTCACTGGAGCACATTCATGAAGCCCGCCTGCATCTGGAGACGGCATTCTATTATTTCGCCCACAAGAACAACAAAATGCTGAGTGAGATTGTAGGCAATCCGCTGCTGGAGCAAGCTCCCTTCCAGACGCCGGACAAGCTGCGGGAATGGGCGCTTGAGGTCATCGTTCTGCTGAGAGAGCATTTTGAATCGGAACGCCTGAATAGCCGGACTGTCCTGATTCAGAACGTTCATGAATATATCAACAACAATCTGCATTACGTCTCGCTCCAGGCCATCGCCGATCATGTCCAGATGCACCCGGTGTACTTGTCCAAAATGTACAAGCTGGAGACAGGCAAGCGAATCAGCGACTATATCAGCCAGATAAAGATGGAAAAAGCGGCGTATCTGCTGATCCATACGCCGCTGAAAATTTATGAAGTTTCCGCTGAGCTAGGTTACTCCAACGCTCATTATTTCATTAAGCTCTTCAAGGAATACGCCGGCATGACCCCGCAAGAGTTCCGCGACCGGGCGTTATAA